Sequence from the Merismopedia glauca CCAP 1448/3 genome:
GTTCCAATTATGCGAGACTTGGTAAAGACCTTGGGGGCTTTTCCCTTAGATAAACCAGGTCAAGGACAACAGCAATTTTTTCAGCAAGCTATTGCTTTGCTGCAACGTCAAGAGAGTGTGGGCGTATTCCCAGAGGGAGCCGAACCGATGGTAAAATTCACTGAACCAGATCGGGTGGGGCATTTTCATCGGGGATTTGCTCATTTGGCTCTCCGCGCTCCAATTCAAGACCTATTAGTGTTACCAGTGGCGATCGCTGCCTTTGAAGAGCGATCGCTAGGATCTCAAATTCCCCTGCGGTTCCTGAGCTTATTTGACCCCTCAGAACCATTATTTAATCAACCAGGTTCTCATCCCCTTGTCTTTTATAAGCGAGTCAATGTCATGATTGGTCGCCCCTATTGGATAACTCACACTCACCGACAACAATATGAAGGT
This genomic interval carries:
- a CDS encoding lysophospholipid acyltransferase family protein, whose amino-acid sequence is MSSLDTTLQISRLFLATLGTRLFMHCEDRIPRQGAVLVVSNHRSFLDPILLTAALGRPIRFACHHYMGQVPIMRDLVKTLGAFPLDKPGQGQQQFFQQAIALLQRQESVGVFPEGAEPMVKFTEPDRVGHFHRGFAHLALRAPIQDLLVLPVAIAAFEERSLGSQIPLRFLSLFDPSEPLFNQPGSHPLVFYKRVNVMIGRPYWITHTHRQQYEGKQAKAAVNDLNNYCQAEIANLLHQGCF